Proteins co-encoded in one Flavobacterium sp. M31R6 genomic window:
- a CDS encoding non-canonical purine NTP diphosphatase — protein sequence MKIVFATNNANKIHEIQSMLPESIQIISLESIGCHEDIPETADTIEENAIMKANYVTEKYGYDCFADDTGLEVDSLNGEPGVYSARYAGEQRSSEDNMDKLLLNLENSTNRDAQFKTVITLNLKGKQYLFTGIARGEITLEKNGNQGFGYDPIFRPEGYQETFAQLSLETKNAISHRGKATRELIAFLNQNPV from the coding sequence ATGAAAATCGTTTTTGCTACCAACAATGCCAATAAAATTCACGAAATACAAAGTATGCTTCCTGAAAGTATTCAAATTATTAGCCTAGAAAGTATAGGTTGTCACGAAGATATTCCAGAAACTGCCGATACAATAGAAGAGAATGCCATCATGAAAGCGAATTATGTAACCGAAAAATACGGTTATGATTGCTTTGCTGATGACACTGGACTTGAAGTTGATTCTTTGAATGGAGAACCCGGCGTTTATTCGGCACGTTATGCTGGAGAGCAACGTTCTTCAGAAGATAATATGGATAAATTGCTTTTGAATTTAGAAAATTCAACGAATAGGGATGCCCAATTTAAAACCGTAATAACCTTAAATCTAAAAGGGAAGCAGTATCTTTTTACAGGAATTGCTCGTGGTGAAATCACTTTAGAAAAAAATGGGAATCAGGGCTTTGGTTACGACCCAATTTTTAGACCTGAAGGATATCAAGAAACGTTTGCCCAGCTTTCATTGGAAACCAAAAACGCCATAAGTCACAGAGGAAAAGCCACTCGAGAGCTTATTGCATTTTTAAATCAGAATCCAGTGTAA
- a CDS encoding transporter, with the protein MFKIKTIIFASLFLIPTVHYGQHTDEINSNRPGESMSAFAVGKTVLQVETGVFGIKESHSLLNYDANGFGLDLEVRYGAFLENLEFIADVQYVYETFNYPMQVDDRADFKQSVLGAKYLIYDPNKGYKKEVNLYSWKANHKFNWHQVIPAVAVFAGANFTGADNPFYFSPESAISPKVAIILQNHLGDGSWVFVTNIISNYMTTDYPSLSYILTLTKGINKNWSAFVENQGIKSDFYSDAIVRGGAAYLINRNMQVDASISTNFKDTPSVLYGGVGISWRYDGRYKEVHLLTKEEEAAEKMAKKTKTQKGFKKTKK; encoded by the coding sequence ATGTTCAAAATCAAAACCATAATTTTTGCTTCCCTTTTTTTAATACCAACAGTTCATTACGGGCAACACACAGATGAAATTAACTCGAACAGACCTGGCGAATCCATGTCGGCTTTTGCTGTAGGCAAAACAGTTCTTCAAGTAGAAACAGGTGTGTTTGGTATTAAAGAAAGTCATAGTTTGTTGAATTATGACGCCAATGGTTTTGGTCTTGATTTGGAAGTGAGATATGGTGCATTTCTGGAGAATTTAGAGTTCATTGCAGACGTTCAATATGTGTATGAAACATTTAATTATCCGATGCAGGTTGATGACAGAGCCGATTTTAAGCAATCTGTTTTGGGAGCCAAATATTTGATTTATGATCCGAATAAGGGATATAAAAAAGAAGTTAATTTGTACAGCTGGAAAGCGAATCACAAATTCAACTGGCATCAAGTAATTCCTGCTGTTGCGGTTTTTGCCGGAGCCAATTTTACAGGAGCGGATAATCCTTTTTATTTTTCCCCAGAATCGGCAATCTCTCCAAAAGTAGCTATCATTTTGCAAAATCATTTAGGTGATGGTTCTTGGGTTTTTGTAACCAATATCATTTCCAATTACATGACGACAGATTATCCTAGTTTGAGTTACATTTTAACTTTGACGAAAGGAATTAATAAAAATTGGTCCGCTTTTGTTGAAAACCAAGGTATAAAAAGCGATTTTTATAGTGATGCCATCGTTCGAGGTGGAGCTGCTTATTTGATTAATAGAAACATGCAGGTTGATGCTTCGATAAGTACTAATTTTAAGGATACGCCTTCAGTTCTTTATGGAGGTGTTGGAATATCATGGCGTTATGATGGTCGATACAAGGAAGTTCATCTTTTAACAAAAGAAGAAGAAGCTGCTGAAAAAATGGCCAAAAAAACCAAAACCCAAAAAGGGTTTAAAAAAACGAAGAAGTAA
- a CDS encoding C10 family peptidase, with translation MTKSLFLFFLSFILLISCDKQEDESVLQPNSSTVNQKIVNEIAQSFFKKENTTAKGVNNNKTIENIIIHKTAKNENAFYVINYKEGGFLIISADNRISPILAFSDTGSFSSIPTEIIPPVQYWMKGEKEQVQNVIDHQLTQSKEVKQEWKVLADNNSLVKSTSSTSRIEPDPINYCPDATVQKGPFLTTIWGQGNGYNNLLDTNCSYTDYFGYKAPTGCVATAIAQVMRYFHKANTYNWANMPNYGRYANGTSDTQQLMKDIGFWVKMRYYCDTSWAYSEDIVPTLIYHFGYSNANFADFNLNTVVQNLNSNKPVILSGGTNSGGSYTNGHAWVCDGYTQSTFYSRDDYGNCTGQAVTYSPLLHMNWGWDNDYNAYYSVSHFNTGTSSYNYKNTMVYNITP, from the coding sequence TTGACCAAGTCACTATTCTTATTTTTCTTAAGTTTTATTTTACTAATTTCTTGCGACAAACAAGAGGATGAGAGTGTACTCCAGCCCAATTCAAGTACTGTAAATCAAAAGATTGTAAATGAAATAGCCCAGTCTTTTTTCAAAAAAGAAAATACAACTGCTAAAGGAGTAAATAATAACAAAACTATTGAGAATATCATTATACATAAAACTGCCAAAAATGAAAATGCATTTTATGTAATTAACTACAAAGAAGGCGGATTTCTCATTATATCTGCTGACAACAGGATAAGCCCAATTTTAGCCTTTTCTGATACTGGAAGTTTTTCTTCGATTCCAACAGAAATCATTCCTCCGGTACAATACTGGATGAAAGGAGAAAAAGAACAAGTGCAAAATGTCATTGACCATCAACTTACTCAAAGCAAAGAAGTAAAGCAGGAATGGAAAGTATTAGCAGATAATAACTCTTTAGTAAAATCTACAAGCTCGACGAGCAGAATAGAACCAGATCCTATTAATTATTGCCCAGATGCTACTGTTCAAAAAGGGCCTTTTCTAACCACTATTTGGGGACAAGGTAATGGGTATAACAATTTATTAGATACTAATTGTAGTTACACTGATTATTTCGGATACAAAGCCCCTACTGGTTGTGTAGCAACTGCAATAGCACAGGTGATGCGTTATTTTCACAAAGCCAATACCTACAATTGGGCAAATATGCCAAATTATGGAAGATACGCTAACGGCACCTCTGACACGCAACAATTAATGAAGGATATAGGTTTTTGGGTAAAAATGAGATATTATTGTGATACATCATGGGCTTATTCTGAAGATATAGTGCCAACACTTATTTATCACTTTGGATATTCTAATGCAAACTTTGCTGATTTCAATCTGAATACCGTTGTGCAAAATTTAAATTCCAACAAACCTGTCATTTTATCAGGAGGAACAAATTCTGGAGGAAGTTACACGAATGGTCACGCTTGGGTTTGCGATGGATATACACAATCTACTTTTTATTCCAGAGATGATTATGGCAATTGTACAGGGCAAGCAGTTACTTATTCCCCTCTTTTACACATGAACTGGGGTTGGGATAATGACTATAACGCTTATTACAGTGTTTCACACTTCAATACAGGTACAAGTAGTTACAATTACAAAAACACAATGGTATATAATATAACCCCTTAA
- the yajC gene encoding preprotein translocase subunit YajC, with protein MGQLQQFLPFLLMFVVIYFFMIRPQQKRAKNEKEFERDLKVGDKIITKSGIHGKIAELTDSTVILETMAGKLKMERSSISLELTATLNKKA; from the coding sequence ATGGGACAATTACAACAGTTTTTACCATTTCTATTAATGTTTGTGGTTATTTATTTCTTTATGATCAGACCGCAACAAAAACGTGCTAAAAACGAAAAAGAATTTGAAAGAGACCTAAAAGTAGGAGATAAGATAATTACCAAAAGCGGTATCCACGGAAAGATTGCAGAACTTACCGATTCTACTGTAATTCTTGAAACAATGGCAGGAAAATTGAAAATGGAGCGTTCTTCAATTTCTTTGGAATTGACTGCGACTTTGAACAAAAAAGCATAG
- a CDS encoding YdeI family protein, with the protein MTQNDQWESELELLKTIIAKTELVETNKWGGCVFVYNNKNVIGVGGFKKFFTLWFFNGVFLKDEKKHLINANEGVTKSLRQWRFTSKEEINEKEILAYIQEAIENEKQGKIIKPEKTKAEVIIPTLLQNELDCDSDLKEAFLKFSPSKQKEFIEYIETAKREETRLSRIEKIKPMILDNIGLNDKYR; encoded by the coding sequence ATGACTCAAAACGATCAATGGGAAAGTGAATTAGAGCTTTTAAAAACAATTATAGCCAAAACCGAATTGGTTGAAACCAACAAATGGGGTGGTTGCGTCTTTGTTTACAACAATAAAAACGTAATTGGGGTCGGAGGATTCAAAAAATTCTTTACGCTTTGGTTTTTCAACGGTGTATTTCTAAAAGATGAAAAGAAACATTTGATCAATGCCAATGAAGGAGTTACCAAATCATTGAGACAATGGCGTTTTACATCCAAGGAGGAAATCAATGAAAAGGAAATTCTAGCCTACATTCAGGAAGCTATCGAAAATGAGAAACAGGGCAAAATAATTAAACCTGAAAAAACAAAAGCCGAAGTTATAATTCCAACCCTATTGCAAAATGAACTGGATTGTGATAGTGATTTGAAAGAAGCTTTCCTGAAATTCAGTCCTTCTAAGCAAAAGGAATTTATTGAATATATCGAAACGGCAAAACGCGAAGAAACCAGACTTTCGAGAATCGAAAAGATAAAACCAATGATTTTAGACAATATTGGTTTGAATGATAAATACAGGTAG
- a CDS encoding GTP cyclohydrolase, with the protein MITIQEAKTKNELIEFIKFPFSLYKDNPYWVPPIIADELETFDKTKNPAFNSAEANFYVALKDNQIVGRIATIINWDEVNHQEKKKVRFGWFDVIDDIEVTKALLEKVYELGQKNNLEYVEGPMGFSNLDKVGVLTEGFDELGTMITWYNHPYYATHFEKLGYVTEKEYVENKFPFANAKPEFFEKINELVKKRYQLKPINFKSTKAVMPYVDKMFDLFNESYASLSSFVAISDVQKEYFKKKYISFINPEYIKYVEDKDGNLVAFAIVMPSFSKALQKANGKLFPFGFLHLLNARRNSKDVVFYLIGVHPEYQNKGVTAVIFSEYHKTFTEKGIENCFRTPELSDNIAIQLIWKNFNPVVHCRRKTFRKSL; encoded by the coding sequence ATGATTACCATTCAAGAAGCAAAGACCAAAAACGAGTTAATCGAATTCATAAAATTTCCTTTTTCTTTATACAAAGACAACCCGTATTGGGTTCCGCCCATAATTGCCGATGAACTGGAAACATTTGATAAAACCAAAAATCCAGCTTTTAACAGTGCTGAAGCTAATTTTTATGTTGCTCTCAAAGACAATCAAATAGTTGGAAGAATTGCAACAATTATCAATTGGGATGAGGTTAATCATCAAGAGAAAAAGAAAGTTCGTTTTGGCTGGTTTGACGTTATTGACGATATTGAAGTGACTAAGGCTCTGCTTGAAAAAGTATATGAATTAGGTCAAAAAAATAATCTGGAATATGTAGAAGGTCCAATGGGATTCTCAAATCTGGACAAAGTAGGTGTTTTAACCGAAGGCTTTGACGAATTGGGGACGATGATTACTTGGTACAATCATCCATATTATGCAACCCATTTTGAAAAATTAGGTTACGTAACTGAAAAAGAATATGTTGAAAATAAATTCCCTTTTGCGAACGCCAAACCAGAGTTTTTTGAAAAAATAAATGAGTTGGTCAAAAAAAGATACCAGCTGAAACCAATCAACTTCAAATCGACCAAAGCCGTAATGCCATATGTGGATAAAATGTTTGATTTGTTTAATGAATCCTATGCTAGTTTGTCTTCGTTTGTAGCGATATCGGATGTTCAAAAAGAATATTTCAAGAAAAAATACATCAGCTTCATCAATCCTGAATACATAAAATATGTTGAGGACAAAGATGGAAACCTTGTGGCTTTTGCAATTGTAATGCCTAGCTTTTCTAAAGCATTACAAAAAGCCAATGGTAAATTATTCCCTTTTGGATTTCTTCATTTATTAAACGCAAGACGTAATAGTAAGGATGTTGTTTTTTACCTAATCGGAGTACATCCAGAATATCAGAATAAAGGAGTAACTGCTGTGATTTTTAGCGAATACCACAAAACCTTTACCGAAAAGGGAATTGAAAATTGCTTTAGAACACCCGAATTATCAGATAATATAGCCATTCAATTGATTTGGAAAAATTTTAATCCTGTGGTGCATTGCCGTAGAAAAACGTTTAGGAAATCACTTTAG
- a CDS encoding NYN domain-containing protein: MSQNAKELKLAVLIDADNVPYSNVKGMMEEIAKYGTPTTKRIYADWTKPNANGWKSVLLEHAITPIQQYSYTVGKNSSDSALIIDAMDLLYSDKVDGFCIVSSDSDFTRLAIRLRESGMKVIGMGEKKTPNPFIVSCDRFIFIEVLEGAIKKKKPKTAATVPSADLKDAKDTKDTKKIPEKETAIKIDNKTIELIEDTIDAIGDDDGWAFLGDVGNLIVKKKPEFDPRSYGFSKLTPMLKSLTDILEIDERDSDKKGIKHVYVRLRYT, from the coding sequence ATGTCTCAAAATGCAAAAGAACTAAAACTCGCCGTACTTATTGATGCCGACAATGTTCCCTACAGCAATGTAAAAGGAATGATGGAGGAAATCGCCAAATACGGTACTCCAACTACCAAACGCATTTATGCCGATTGGACCAAACCAAATGCCAACGGCTGGAAATCGGTCTTGTTGGAACACGCCATTACGCCCATTCAGCAATATAGTTACACTGTTGGGAAAAATTCTTCTGATTCGGCTTTGATTATAGATGCGATGGATTTGCTGTATTCTGATAAAGTGGATGGTTTTTGTATTGTTTCCAGTGACAGCGATTTTACCAGACTCGCTATTCGATTGCGAGAATCGGGAATGAAAGTTATTGGTATGGGCGAGAAAAAAACACCGAATCCATTTATTGTTTCCTGCGACCGATTCATTTTCATTGAGGTCTTGGAAGGAGCCATCAAAAAGAAAAAACCAAAAACAGCTGCAACAGTTCCTTCCGCAGATCTTAAAGATGCTAAAGACACCAAAGACACCAAGAAAATTCCCGAAAAAGAAACTGCCATAAAAATTGATAATAAAACCATAGAATTGATAGAAGACACAATCGATGCCATTGGAGATGATGACGGTTGGGCTTTCTTGGGCGATGTGGGAAATCTCATTGTGAAGAAAAAGCCAGAGTTTGACCCTAGAAGCTACGGTTTTTCTAAATTGACTCCCATGCTCAAATCCCTAACCGATATTCTGGAAATAGACGAAAGAGATTCGGATAAAAAAGGAATCAAACATGTTTACGTTAGATTGCGTTATACTTAA
- a CDS encoding Glu/Leu/Phe/Val dehydrogenase: MNATVTTGKELQKMDPVFGQLSFNDHEQIVFCNDKDTGLKAIIGIHNSVMGPALGGTRMFNYANEWEALNDVLRLSRGMTYKAAITGLNIGGGKAVIMGDAKTQKTPELMRKFGEFVHSLSGRYITAEDVGMETSDMDLVRDVTPYVTGISEERGGAGNPSPVTAFGVYMGMKAAAKQQFGSEKLEGKKILVQGIGHVGETLVEYLTKEGAQVIIADINEEKLYEVATKYGAQIFTGDDLYSADVDIYAPCAMGATINDATVNIIKAKVIAGAANNQLANENTHGLILQERGILYAPDFLINAGGIINVYAELAHYDKAEIMRKTENIYNTTLEIFDYAVAKGITTHQAALTIAQNRIDLRKIENSKK, encoded by the coding sequence ATGAATGCTACTGTTACCACTGGGAAAGAACTTCAAAAAATGGATCCAGTTTTTGGACAATTGTCTTTTAATGATCACGAGCAAATCGTTTTTTGTAACGACAAAGATACAGGATTAAAAGCAATTATTGGTATTCATAATTCGGTTATGGGGCCTGCATTAGGAGGAACTCGTATGTTTAATTATGCCAATGAATGGGAAGCTTTGAATGATGTTTTGCGTCTGTCTAGAGGGATGACTTACAAAGCGGCTATCACAGGATTGAATATTGGTGGTGGAAAAGCAGTTATTATGGGTGATGCCAAAACTCAGAAAACTCCAGAATTGATGCGTAAATTTGGAGAATTTGTACATTCTCTAAGCGGAAGATATATTACAGCTGAAGATGTAGGAATGGAAACTTCAGACATGGATTTGGTAAGAGATGTAACTCCTTACGTTACCGGAATTTCTGAAGAAAGAGGTGGAGCAGGTAATCCTTCTCCAGTTACTGCTTTTGGAGTTTACATGGGAATGAAAGCGGCTGCAAAACAACAATTTGGTTCTGAAAAATTAGAAGGTAAAAAAATATTGGTTCAAGGAATTGGACACGTAGGGGAAACTTTGGTTGAGTATTTGACTAAAGAAGGAGCTCAAGTTATTATTGCCGATATCAATGAAGAAAAATTGTATGAAGTAGCAACAAAATATGGTGCTCAAATATTTACAGGAGACGATTTGTATAGCGCAGATGTTGATATTTATGCACCTTGTGCGATGGGAGCAACAATTAATGATGCTACCGTAAATATAATCAAAGCAAAAGTAATTGCTGGTGCTGCCAATAATCAATTGGCGAATGAAAATACACACGGCTTAATTTTGCAGGAAAGAGGTATTCTTTATGCTCCTGATTTCTTGATCAATGCTGGTGGAATTATCAATGTTTACGCTGAGTTGGCTCATTATGACAAAGCTGAGATTATGCGTAAAACCGAAAACATCTACAATACTACATTGGAAATTTTTGATTACGCTGTTGCAAAAGGAATAACGACTCATCAAGCCGCTTTGACTATTGCACAAAACCGTATCGATTTAAGAAAGATAGAAAACAGTAAAAAATAG
- a CDS encoding PUR family DNA/RNA-binding protein — MRENDMLEKEEIFSKVLRAGRRTYFFDVRATKADDYYITITESKKFTEEDGSFHFKKHKIYLYKEDFTAFSEILEDMTSYVLNHKGEEVISERHQKDFKKEYALDKTNEDIIPNTSSFTDIEFDDI; from the coding sequence ATGAGAGAAAATGATATGTTAGAAAAAGAAGAAATATTTTCAAAAGTTTTAAGAGCTGGCAGAAGAACCTATTTCTTTGATGTAAGAGCTACTAAAGCTGACGATTATTACATTACGATTACCGAAAGCAAAAAATTCACGGAAGAAGATGGTTCTTTTCATTTCAAAAAACATAAAATCTATTTGTACAAAGAAGATTTTACCGCTTTTTCAGAAATTCTAGAAGATATGACTTCTTACGTTTTGAACCACAAAGGCGAAGAGGTAATCTCGGAAAGACACCAAAAAGATTTCAAAAAAGAATATGCTTTAGATAAAACAAACGAAGACATTATTCCAAATACATCTAGTTTTACGGATATCGAATTTGACGATATTTAA
- a CDS encoding ABC transporter ATP-binding protein has protein sequence MKELRYLNKYFIKYKYSFSLGIIITIIAQIFSLFTPKLISKSFNEIEAFAKTKSVDTSVISQELISNILLIIATTIIAGFLTFLMRQTLIVMSRHIEFDLKNEVFRQYENLSQNFYKQNRTGDLMNRISEDVSKVRMYVGPAVMYTINTFIRFAIVIGYMYNVSPRLTLYTILPLPILSYCIFKLSSEINKRSTTFQQYLSKVSSYTQEVFSGIRVIKAYSLEDQHQSNINDLANESKSKSLSLAKVQSLFGPLMIALIGVSNLIVIYFGGLMYIHGTIKSIGTIAEFILYVNMLTWPVASLGWVSSMVQEAEASQKRLNEFLKIEPEIQNTNIHRSKIEGSITFDNVSFTYNDTQIKALQNVSFTVHKGETLAILGKTGSGKSTVLALLSRLYDVTSGQILIDNHEISQLNLFDLRSSIGVVPQDAFLFSDTIKNNIKFGKENATDQEVEAVAKSAVVHDNIIGFNKGYDTILGERGITLSGGQKQRVSIARAIIKNPEILLFDDCLSAVDTETEEAILNNLYQICKNKTTIIVSHRVSSAKNADKIIILEDGNIIEQGTHNQLINQDGYYAALYLKQLSEKELL, from the coding sequence ATGAAAGAATTACGATATTTAAACAAATATTTCATTAAGTACAAATACAGCTTTTCACTAGGTATTATTATCACCATAATCGCACAAATATTTTCTTTATTTACGCCAAAACTAATTAGTAAGTCATTTAATGAAATTGAAGCTTTCGCTAAAACTAAATCTGTAGACACCAGCGTTATAAGCCAAGAATTAATTTCGAATATTCTATTAATTATTGCAACGACAATTATCGCAGGTTTCCTAACTTTCCTGATGCGACAAACTTTGATTGTAATGTCCCGCCACATTGAATTCGACTTAAAAAATGAAGTTTTTCGTCAATACGAAAATCTCTCCCAAAATTTTTACAAGCAAAACCGAACAGGTGATTTAATGAATCGCATAAGCGAAGATGTTTCCAAAGTAAGAATGTATGTTGGCCCTGCTGTTATGTATACCATAAACACATTTATCCGTTTTGCTATCGTAATTGGATATATGTACAATGTGTCGCCAAGATTGACTTTATATACCATATTACCTTTGCCCATATTATCTTATTGCATCTTCAAATTAAGTTCTGAAATCAACAAAAGATCGACAACATTCCAACAATATTTATCTAAAGTTTCCAGTTACACACAGGAAGTTTTTTCGGGAATACGAGTTATAAAAGCCTATTCATTAGAAGACCAGCATCAATCCAACATTAACGATTTGGCCAATGAAAGCAAAAGCAAAAGTTTAAGTTTAGCCAAAGTACAATCCCTTTTTGGGCCTTTAATGATTGCCTTAATTGGTGTCAGTAACTTGATTGTAATTTATTTTGGAGGTTTAATGTACATTCACGGAACCATCAAAAGCATTGGTACCATTGCGGAATTTATTTTATACGTCAACATGCTAACTTGGCCTGTAGCTTCCTTGGGATGGGTATCCTCGATGGTTCAAGAAGCCGAAGCATCACAAAAAAGATTGAATGAATTTTTGAAAATAGAACCAGAAATTCAAAATACAAATATTCATAGATCAAAAATAGAGGGTAGCATTACGTTTGACAATGTGAGTTTCACTTATAATGACACTCAAATAAAAGCACTTCAGAATGTATCCTTCACAGTTCATAAGGGAGAAACTCTTGCAATTTTAGGGAAAACAGGCTCCGGAAAATCAACCGTTTTGGCTTTATTATCCCGATTATATGATGTAACCAGTGGCCAAATTTTGATAGACAATCATGAGATTAGTCAACTCAACTTGTTTGATTTACGAAGCAGCATCGGAGTAGTTCCCCAAGATGCCTTTTTATTTTCAGATACCATCAAGAATAATATCAAGTTTGGAAAAGAAAATGCGACCGATCAAGAAGTTGAAGCAGTGGCTAAAAGCGCTGTCGTTCATGACAATATTATCGGTTTCAACAAAGGATACGACACGATATTGGGAGAAAGAGGAATTACGCTTTCAGGTGGGCAAAAACAACGCGTTTCTATTGCAAGAGCGATTATAAAAAATCCCGAAATTTTACTTTTTGACGATTGTCTTTCTGCTGTTGATACTGAAACCGAAGAGGCTATTTTGAACAATCTATATCAAATATGCAAGAACAAAACTACCATAATAGTAAGTCATAGGGTTTCTTCTGCAAAAAATGCGGATAAAATTATCATTCTTGAAGATGGAAACATAATTGAACAAGGCACTCATAATCAATTAATAAACCAAGACGGGTATTATGCAGCACTTTATTTAAAACAACTTTCGGAAAAAGAATTGCTTTAA
- the nusB gene encoding transcription antitermination factor NusB yields MQSIYAMHQNGSDNLEKEEKFLFHSIDAIQDLYLIMLSSLIEICKKETVFLHLSSQKHLATKEERNPNEKFIKNSIFQILAENNSLSIALENRSINNWTLNDDYIILLLNAIKESDLYAKYMSNEVNTFEEDKDFIVDIFTDVIVPNEKLYEYLEDDKLTWIDDIPLVNTHIIKQLKAIKQGEDDNFRVPKLYKDNEDKAYVKDLFRKTVLNETELAKEYVDKTPNWDSERIAEIDTIILKMAICEFLKFPSIPVKVTLNEYLELAKEYSTPKSSIFINGILDNLVKELEANKRIVKIGRGLM; encoded by the coding sequence ATGCAATCGATTTATGCAATGCATCAAAATGGTTCTGATAATCTAGAAAAAGAAGAGAAATTCCTTTTTCATAGTATTGACGCAATTCAAGATTTATACCTTATCATGCTTTCTTCACTGATAGAAATATGTAAAAAGGAAACTGTTTTTTTACATCTATCGAGCCAAAAACATTTGGCTACAAAAGAAGAACGTAATCCAAATGAGAAATTCATCAAAAACAGTATTTTTCAAATTCTTGCCGAAAACAATTCCCTTAGTATAGCTCTGGAAAATCGTTCGATTAACAATTGGACTTTAAATGATGATTATATTATTCTTCTTTTGAATGCCATAAAAGAAAGTGATTTGTATGCCAAATACATGAGCAACGAGGTAAACACTTTTGAGGAAGACAAAGATTTTATCGTTGATATATTCACGGATGTAATTGTTCCAAACGAAAAATTATATGAATATCTGGAAGATGATAAATTGACTTGGATTGATGATATTCCTTTGGTAAATACTCATATTATCAAACAACTAAAGGCAATAAAACAAGGCGAGGATGATAATTTCAGGGTTCCAAAGTTATACAAGGACAATGAGGACAAGGCTTATGTAAAAGATTTGTTTAGAAAAACAGTTTTAAACGAAACGGAACTGGCCAAAGAATATGTTGATAAAACGCCTAACTGGGATAGTGAACGTATCGCCGAAATAGATACTATTATCCTTAAAATGGCTATATGTGAGTTCTTGAAATTCCCTTCTATCCCGGTGAAAGTAACTTTGAATGAGTATCTGGAATTGGCCAAAGAATATTCAACTCCAAAGAGTAGTATTTTTATAAACGGAATATTGGATAATTTGGTAAAAGAGCTTGAAGCAAACAAAAGAATTGTGAAAATCGGAAGAGGTTTGATGTAA